GGAAAGGTGCTGGGATTCAAACTCGCCCTCGGCCTGGTAAGCGTGGCCATGGGCGGCTACCTCGCGGGGATCGGAAGCAGCCCGCTGATGAAGCTCGCCGGGATCTTCGTCCTGTTCCTGGGCTACTTCATCCCGGACCTGCTCCTCTACAGCAAGGGGCAGGAGCGGCAGAAGGCGATGCAGCTCGAACTGGCCAACACGCTGGACCAGATGTTGATCTCCGTGGAGGCCGGGCTTGGCTTCGAAGGCGCCATGGCCCGGGCCGGTGAGAACGGCAAGGGCCCGCTGGCCGAGGAACTGGTCCGCACCCTGCAGGACATGCAGGTGGGACGCAGCCGCCGCGAGTCCTACATCGCGCTGGCGGAACGGACCAGCATCCCTGAACTGCGCAGCTTCGTGCAGGCCGTGGTCCAGGCCGACACGTACGGCATCGCGATCAGCCGGGTCCTTCGCGTCCAGGCCAAGGTTATGCGGGTAAAGCGCCGCCAGCGGGCCGAGGAAAAGGCCATGAAGCTGCCGGTCATGATCCTTTTCCCACTGTTGTTCTTTATCTTCCCGGTCCTCTTCATCGCCATCCTGGGACCGGCCGTGATCAACACCGTGATGACGTTCAGCGCACAATAAACGATACGCAGGGCGACGGCAAGGTTGCCTCAAGGTTTACACAGAATGATAAGAAATTGGACGCCGAAGGATTTCCAGGAAGTAGCCTTGAACAATGCAGAGTCAGGATCCCGGTTCCAGCGGAAAGAGCCCCGCTGTGGACTCCCCGCCGGTCGGGGTCTCGTCGCCTGCAGCCCCCGGCCCGGCCGCAGGGGCGTTCCCTTCACTGGAAGCGGCTGCGCTCTTGCCGCTCATTGATGCAGCGGTGCTGGAGGAGCTTGAGGACGAACTGGCCGGATCAGGGCTGGCCCAACGCTTTGCCCGTGACTACGCCGCCATGTGGGACCTGCGCCTGGCCCGGCTGGGAACAGCCGTGGAGAGCCAGGACGAGGCCTCTGCACTGGATGCCGTCATCAGCCTGAAGATCAGCTCCGCCATGGTGGGCGGACTCCGGTTGGCCAGGCTGGCGGAACTCCTCGAAGGCCTGATCCGGAAGGGCGACTTTGTCCGAGGCCAGGCCATGATGGCCGGCGTGGCCCAGGACGGGGCGCGGACGGTGTCCGAGCTGCAGTCGACCTACATCCTGGGAAAGGGCTGACCCTTAGGCGTCATCGGGGCGGCGGGGAGCCAACCGGTACCCCACCCCTCGGACCGTCTGCAGCCAGCGCGGTGACAGCTGGTCCTCCTTGAGCTTGCGCCGCAGGTTTCCCACGTGGACCTCCACCGCCCGTTCGTCAGCCTCGCTGATGTACGTGTCCCGGTCATAGAAATCGCCCCGCACCGCCCTCACCAGGTCAGCCCTGGTGCACACGGCCCCGCCGCCTTTCAGCAGCACATGCAGCAGGTCGAATTCACTGCGGGTCAGTCCCAGCGGCTCGCCCTTGACCTCCACGGTGCGTGTCCGGTGGTTCAGCAGGAGGCCGTTGTGCCGCAATACGCTGGAGTCACCGTGCATGGCAGGAACGGGTGCCTGTCCCAAGCTGGCCGGCGCCTCCCCGGTTATCTCATGCCGGGGCCTGCGCATCATTGCCGCGACCCGCGCCCGGAGTTCCCTTGGCCTGAAGGGCTTGGCGATGTAATCGTCCGCGCCTGTGTTCAGTGCAGAGAGCAGGTCCGGTTCCTCCGTCCGTCCCGTCAGCATCACCACATAGGCATTACTGAAATTCCGGATTCGCCGTAAAACCTCGAAACCGTCAATATCCGGCAGGCCGATATCCAGCGTTACAACGTTGGCCTGCTTGCTACGGACCACCTCAACCCCGGCCCGCCCATCTACAGCTGTATGCACTTCGAAGCCCGCCTGGGTCAGTACGCCTTCAAGGAGGTTGCGTACATCCGCATCATCTTCGATTACTACAGCTACACCAAGATCGTCCATTGCTATCCCTGCGCCAGGCGGAGATGGCCCCCCATTGGCCCAGCGCCAATGCCATTCCCGCTCCAACCATTTATACGCTACTAGTAAGCCCTGCTGATCACACCCGTATTCGTCGCAAAAATTGAAAAGTCAATTATTATGACAAGACGTGTGCACTATGGATGGGAAAGGGTAAGTACCGGGGTAAGGAAAGCAATTCAAAGACCCGGGCGGGGCCTGAAATCCAGTTGCGAAAGGGTATGAGTCAGAAACATGGCTGAGCCATTGTTCCACCGGGGGCCCGGCCGGATCTTCCGCCGGCTGGGGCCCCGCGCCCAGGTGGCGTTGTGCCAGCTCCCCCTGACCCTCGTAGTGCTGGTCCTTGCGGGGATCACCCCGTTCGCGTGGCCCTCCCTCCTGCACAGTCCGTTATACGGCGCAGGCCTGGCCCTCCACGGCATCCTGTTCCTTGCCTGCTTCCTGTTGCCCTGGGAGCGGTTGCCGCACAGGCCGTACCTGCTGATCCCGGTGCTGGACTTTGTGGCGATCGCCTTCCTGCGCAATGGCGCGGCACCCCTCCTGCCGGGCCTGGCCGTCCTGGTGGTCTTTCCGGTCATCTGGCTCTCCGCGTCCGGAATGCTGGCACGGAGCAGCCTGGTGCTCAGCTTCCTGGGACCGTTCTTCATCATGGCCCCCTCAGCCGTAGGCCACCTGCCCTCCGTCAACGCATCGGATCTCACCACGGTGGTCCTCTTCCCCGTGATGATGCTTGCTGTTTCGCTGGCCATCCGCTTCGCGAGCGTCAACCTGCGGCTGCAGCAGCGTGAACTGGCGGAGAAGGACCGCGAACTCCGGGACCTGCTGGCGGCAAGCCGGGAACGGGAAAAGCTGCTCGAAACCGTCCTGGACGCCACCGACGTCGGTATTGCCGCCGTCGACCGTTCCGGCCACTTCCTGGTGTCCAACAGCCGCCAGCGCAACTTCCGCCGCGCCACAGGCGCTGACGAGGCCGTCCCCGGCCAGGGGCACCAGCTCATCTTCGGCCAGGACCGTCGCACCTTGCTTCCACAGGACCGCAGGCCCATCAACCGGGCCATGGCCGGGGAATCCTTCGCCGACTACCTGGTCTGGGCCGGTGAAGGGCCGGAGCAGCGCGCCGTCTCCACGGCAGCACGTCCGCTTGTCAGCGAGGATGGCCGGTTCACCGGGGCGGTGGTGGTCTACACCGATGTGACCGGCTGGGTGGAGTCCGTGGCCGCGAACCAGGAACTGATCTCCAACGTCTCGCACGAGTTCAAGAACCCGCTGAACTCGATCATTGGCAACGTGGACCTGGTCCTGGATGAAGCGGACCTGCTGCCGCCGCCCCTGGCACAGCGGCTCCTGGTGGTCCAGCGGAACGCGGAGCGGCTGATGGATCTGGTGGCCGACCTGACGGCCTCCGCCACCACCACTTTGAATGTCCACCCCAAACGGACCGACCTGGCCAGCCTGGTGGAGACCAGCCTGAGTTCGGCTCTCGCCTCGGCACAGCGGTCCCACGTGGAGATCGCCGCCGATGTCCCCTCGCCCCTCTGGGCCTACGCCGACCCGCTCAGGATCGGGCAGGTCCTGGACAACCTGGTGTCCAACGCCATCAAGTACTCCCCCGGCGGCGGCAGGATCAGCATCAGCGCCACCGCGGACAGGCAGTGGGTGCGGCTGAGCGTCACGGACACCGGGATGGGCATGTCGCACGAAGATGCGGCAAAGGTTTTCAACCGCTTCTTCCGGACGGAAGCCGCCCAACAGGCGGCCATCCCCGGGGCGGGGCTCGGCCTGTCCATCACGCGGATGATCGTGGAGCGGCACGGCGGCAGCATCATGTGCGAGAGCGGCGAGGGCCAGGGCAGCACTTTTACGGTGACGCTCCCCGCGGAGGGCCCGCCTCCGGCGTTCTAGTGGGCCCACGCCCGCAGGGTTCCCTGGCCGAGCTTGCGAGGTTAGGGGGCGGGTGGGGATCAGGGTGCGGCCGGGGTCAGTGCTCGCGGACGGCCCTGGTTTGTTCGGCGCGGGTCAGCAGCTCGCTGTCGGAAGGGTATGCCACTTCCTCCAGCACCAGGGGATGCGGGGCTGCGAGGACAGACTTGGCATCCCGCTTCTGCAGCAGCAGCCGTTCGTACAGCCAGCCGGGTTCCTCCACGCCCTCCCCCACGTACAGGGCGGATCCGATCAGCGCGCGCACCATGTTGTGGCAGAACGCGTCGGCCTGGACGGTTGCCACGATGACGCCGTCCTCGCCGCGCCGGAACTCAAAGCGCTGCAGCTCCCGGATGGTGGTGGCCCCTTCGCGCGGCTTGCAGAAGGACAGGAAGTTCTGCAGGCCCAGCAGCCGGGAGGCGCCCTCGTTGAGCAGGTCCACGTCCAGCGGGTTCTTGTGCCACAGGGTGAAGTACCGCTCCAGCGGATCCCAGAGGGCGGGCCCGTCCGCGATCCGGTAGCTGTACCGCCGCCACAGCGCCGAGAAGCGGGCGTCAAAGCCGGCGGGTGCCGGCGAGATGTCGTGGACTTCCACCGCCCCGTGCAGGTCGCCGAGGGCGCGGTTCAGGGCGCCGCGGAGGCGGCGCAACATGGCGACGGCGGGATCGAGTTCGTGCCCGCGCGGCAGCCCCAGCCACTCGGCTTCGGTGAGGTCAAGGTGGACCACCTGGCCGCGGGCGTGCACGCCGGCGTCGGTGCGCCCCGCGACGGTGACCCGTACCTGGCGCCGGACCAGGAGCTCGATCGCTTCCTCCAGGACGCCCTGGACGGTCCGCAGCCCCGGCTGCAGCGCCCACCCGCTGAACGGGCCGCCGTCGTACGAAAGATCAAGCCGGATACGCAAAAACCCGCCGCCCCCTGGAACGGGGGCCGCGGGTTTTTGGTGGTTCACAGACCTAAGTCTATGCGAAGAGAATCAGCGAATTACTTCGCGTCCTTCTCCTCGGCAGCCGGAGCTTCAGCAGCCTCAGCGGCCGGAGCCTCTTCGGTTGCAGCTTCTTCAGCGGCGGGTGCCTCTTCGGTTGCAGCAGCTTCCTCAGCGGCCGGAGCCTCTTCAGCGGGAGCTTCCTCGGCAGCCGGAGCAGCCTTGGCAGCAGCCTGGGTAGCCTCGGCTACGACGGCCTGCTTGGCGGAAACCGGCTCGAGGACCAGTTCGATGACAGCCATGGGAGCGTTGTCGCCCTTGCGGTTGCCGATCTTGGTGATGCGGGTGTAGCCGCCGTCGCGGTTCTCCACAGCCTGCGCAATGTCGGTGAACAGCTCGTGGACGACGCCCTTGTTGCTGATCAGGCCGAGGACGCGGCGGCGGGAAGCCAGGTCGCCACGCTTGGCGAAGGTCACCAGGCGCTCTGCGTACGGCTTCAGGCGCTTGGCCTTGGTGACCGTGGTGGTGATCCGCTTGTGCTCGAACAGGGATGAGGCCAGGTTCGCGAGCATCAGACGCTCGTGAGCCGGGCCGCCGCCGAGGCGCGGACCCTTAGTGGGGGTAGGCATAATTGTTTCTCCTCATGTGGAAGCCGTGGGCGGCACACCATGGTGCTGCCCGCCGGCCAAGGTCTGGTTTAGAGTTCGTCGTCGCCGAAGGCGGCGTCGTCCTCTTCGATTGCTGCGGCGCGTGCTGCGAGGTCAAAACCGGGAGGCGAGTCCTTGAGGGACAGGCCCAGTTCAACCAGCTTTGCCTTGACCTCGTCAATGGACTTGGCACCGAAGTTGCGGATGTCCATCAGGTCAGCCTCGGAGCGGGCAACGAGTTCACCCACGGTGTGGATGCCCTCACGCTTGAGGCAGTTGTAGGAACGGACGGTGAGGTCCAGATCCTCGATCGGCAGTGCCATGTCGGCTGCCAGGGCAGCGTCGGTGGGCGACGGGCCGATCTCGATACCTTCAGCTGCGGTGTTCAGCTCACGGGCCAGACCGAACAGTTCCACCAGGGTGGTGCCTGCGGAAGCAACGGCATCGCGCGGGGCGATGGCCTGCTTGGTCTCGACGTCGACAATCAGCTTGTCGAAGTCGGTGCGCTGCTCAACACGGGTTGCTTCCACGCGGAAAGTAACCTTAAGCACCGGCGAGTAGATGGAGTCAACCGGGATACGGCCGATCTCTGCATCGCCGGACTTGTTCTGAGCTGCCGAAACGTAGCCGCGGCCGCGCTCGATGGTCAGTTCGAGTTCGAACTTGCCCTTCGAGTTCAGCGTGGCAATGTGCAGATCCGGGTTGTGGAATTCGACGCCGGCCGGCGGAGCGATGTCCGCGGCGGTGACGACTCCGGGGCCCTGCTTGCGCAGGTAAGCCACGACGGGCTCGTCGTGCTCGGAGGAAACCGACAGGCTCTTGATGTTAAGGATGATCTCGGTGACATCTTCCTTGACACCCGGAACCGTGGTGAACTCGTGCAGCACACCATCGATCCGGATGCTGGTTACGGCAGCACCGGGGATGGAGGAGAGCAGGGTACGGCGGAGGGAGTTTCCGAGGGTGTAGCCGAAGCCCGGTTCCAGCGGTTCAATGATGAAACGCGAACGGTTTTCGGAGACTACCTCTTCGGAGAGGGTGGGGCGCTGTGCAATGAGCACTTAGGTTTCCTTTCGGCGAGCATCCGCTATATGACGCAACACAGGTGGTGGAAATTCGGTCTGAAGACTTAACGCGCTGGGCTTGCCCGGACCATCGCTGGTCCGGGCAAGCTCCTGCTGCGGAAAGAATTAGACGCGGCGGCGCTTCGGCGGGCGGCAGCCGTTGTGCGCTGCGGGGGTGACGTCCTGGATGGAGCCAACCTCGAGGCCTGCAGCCTGCAGCGAACGGATGGCGGTTTCGCGTCCGGAACCCGGTCCCTTGACGAAAACGTCTACCTTGCGCATGCCGTGCTCCTGCGCACGCTTGGCAGCGGCTTCGGCAGCCATCTGCGCAGCGAACGGGGTGGACTTGCGCGAGCCCTTGAAGCCAACCTCACCGGAGGAAGCCCAGGAAATAACAGCGCCGGTCGGATCCGTGATGGAAACGATGGTGTTGTTAAAGGTGCTCTTGATGTGCGCCTGGCCAA
This region of Arthrobacter sp. DNA4 genomic DNA includes:
- a CDS encoding type II secretion system F family protein — its product is MNLIVLLSVLLVCLPLGAVAWSVLTVDKQGRVAVTDLLSRGAPPVAAAPTGAPARLEALGRRLTPPAYVAFLDRLLSLAGRPASMPLGKVLGFKLALGLVSVAMGGYLAGIGSSPLMKLAGIFVLFLGYFIPDLLLYSKGQERQKAMQLELANTLDQMLISVEAGLGFEGAMARAGENGKGPLAEELVRTLQDMQVGRSRRESYIALAERTSIPELRSFVQAVVQADTYGIAISRVLRVQAKVMRVKRRQRAEEKAMKLPVMILFPLLFFIFPVLFIAILGPAVINTVMTFSAQ
- a CDS encoding Hpt domain-containing protein, with amino-acid sequence MQSQDPGSSGKSPAVDSPPVGVSSPAAPGPAAGAFPSLEAAALLPLIDAAVLEELEDELAGSGLAQRFARDYAAMWDLRLARLGTAVESQDEASALDAVISLKISSAMVGGLRLARLAELLEGLIRKGDFVRGQAMMAGVAQDGARTVSELQSTYILGKG
- a CDS encoding response regulator transcription factor translates to MDDLGVAVVIEDDADVRNLLEGVLTQAGFEVHTAVDGRAGVEVVRSKQANVVTLDIGLPDIDGFEVLRRIRNFSNAYVVMLTGRTEEPDLLSALNTGADDYIAKPFRPRELRARVAAMMRRPRHEITGEAPASLGQAPVPAMHGDSSVLRHNGLLLNHRTRTVEVKGEPLGLTRSEFDLLHVLLKGGGAVCTRADLVRAVRGDFYDRDTYISEADERAVEVHVGNLRRKLKEDQLSPRWLQTVRGVGYRLAPRRPDDA
- a CDS encoding cell wall metabolism sensor histidine kinase WalK, with product MAEPLFHRGPGRIFRRLGPRAQVALCQLPLTLVVLVLAGITPFAWPSLLHSPLYGAGLALHGILFLACFLLPWERLPHRPYLLIPVLDFVAIAFLRNGAAPLLPGLAVLVVFPVIWLSASGMLARSSLVLSFLGPFFIMAPSAVGHLPSVNASDLTTVVLFPVMMLAVSLAIRFASVNLRLQQRELAEKDRELRDLLAASREREKLLETVLDATDVGIAAVDRSGHFLVSNSRQRNFRRATGADEAVPGQGHQLIFGQDRRTLLPQDRRPINRAMAGESFADYLVWAGEGPEQRAVSTAARPLVSEDGRFTGAVVVYTDVTGWVESVAANQELISNVSHEFKNPLNSIIGNVDLVLDEADLLPPPLAQRLLVVQRNAERLMDLVADLTASATTTLNVHPKRTDLASLVETSLSSALASAQRSHVEIAADVPSPLWAYADPLRIGQVLDNLVSNAIKYSPGGGRISISATADRQWVRLSVTDTGMGMSHEDAAKVFNRFFRTEAAQQAAIPGAGLGLSITRMIVERHGGSIMCESGEGQGSTFTVTLPAEGPPPAF
- a CDS encoding tRNA pseudouridine(38-40) synthase TruA, which produces MNHQKPAAPVPGGGGFLRIRLDLSYDGGPFSGWALQPGLRTVQGVLEEAIELLVRRQVRVTVAGRTDAGVHARGQVVHLDLTEAEWLGLPRGHELDPAVAMLRRLRGALNRALGDLHGAVEVHDISPAPAGFDARFSALWRRYSYRIADGPALWDPLERYFTLWHKNPLDVDLLNEGASRLLGLQNFLSFCKPREGATTIRELQRFEFRRGEDGVIVATVQADAFCHNMVRALIGSALYVGEGVEEPGWLYERLLLQKRDAKSVLAAPHPLVLEEVAYPSDSELLTRAEQTRAVREH
- the rplQ gene encoding 50S ribosomal protein L17; protein product: MPTPTKGPRLGGGPAHERLMLANLASSLFEHKRITTTVTKAKRLKPYAERLVTFAKRGDLASRRRVLGLISNKGVVHELFTDIAQAVENRDGGYTRITKIGNRKGDNAPMAVIELVLEPVSAKQAVVAEATQAAAKAAPAAEEAPAEEAPAAEEAAATEEAPAAEEAATEEAPAAEAAEAPAAEEKDAK
- a CDS encoding DNA-directed RNA polymerase subunit alpha, which translates into the protein MLIAQRPTLSEEVVSENRSRFIIEPLEPGFGYTLGNSLRRTLLSSIPGAAVTSIRIDGVLHEFTTVPGVKEDVTEIILNIKSLSVSSEHDEPVVAYLRKQGPGVVTAADIAPPAGVEFHNPDLHIATLNSKGKFELELTIERGRGYVSAAQNKSGDAEIGRIPVDSIYSPVLKVTFRVEATRVEQRTDFDKLIVDVETKQAIAPRDAVASAGTTLVELFGLARELNTAAEGIEIGPSPTDAALAADMALPIEDLDLTVRSYNCLKREGIHTVGELVARSEADLMDIRNFGAKSIDEVKAKLVELGLSLKDSPPGFDLAARAAAIEEDDAAFGDDEL
- the rpsK gene encoding 30S ribosomal protein S11 encodes the protein MPPKTRGAVRKPRKKDKKNIALGQAHIKSTFNNTIVSITDPTGAVISWASSGEVGFKGSRKSTPFAAQMAAEAAAKRAQEHGMRKVDVFVKGPGSGRETAIRSLQAAGLEVGSIQDVTPAAHNGCRPPKRRRV